Proteins encoded by one window of Azospirillum brasilense:
- the sugE gene encoding quaternary ammonium compound efflux SMR transporter SugE produces the protein MSWVILFFAGLFEIGWAVGLKQTEGFTRPIPTALTVASMVISLALLGMALKSLPLGTAYAVWTGIGTVGTVILGILLYGESADILRLGCIALIVAGILGLKLITP, from the coding sequence GTGTCCTGGGTCATCCTGTTTTTCGCCGGCCTTTTCGAAATCGGCTGGGCCGTCGGCCTGAAGCAGACGGAGGGGTTCACCCGTCCCATTCCCACCGCCCTGACCGTGGCGTCGATGGTCATCAGCCTCGCCCTGCTTGGGATGGCGCTGAAGTCCCTGCCGCTCGGCACCGCCTACGCCGTGTGGACCGGCATCGGAACGGTCGGCACGGTCATTCTGGGCATCCTGCTTTACGGGGAATCCGCCGACATCCTGCGGCTCGGCTGCATCGCGCTGATCGTGGCCGGCATCCTCGGGCTGAAGCTGATCACGCCCTGA
- a CDS encoding OsmC family protein, producing the protein MKARVKWVDGRMFVGESGSGHAVVMDGAPEAGGRNLGIRPMEMLLIGMGGCTGFDVVMILEKGRQAITDCVAEIEAERAETDPKVFTKIHVHFVVTGRGLDPAKVERAIALSAEKYCSASIMLGATAAITHDFEIVEAP; encoded by the coding sequence ATGAAGGCGCGGGTGAAGTGGGTTGATGGGCGGATGTTCGTCGGCGAGTCCGGCAGCGGCCACGCCGTGGTCATGGACGGCGCGCCGGAGGCGGGCGGGCGCAACCTGGGCATCCGTCCCATGGAAATGCTGCTGATCGGCATGGGCGGCTGCACCGGCTTCGACGTGGTGATGATCCTGGAGAAGGGCCGTCAGGCCATCACCGACTGCGTGGCCGAGATCGAGGCCGAGCGTGCCGAGACCGACCCCAAGGTCTTCACGAAGATCCACGTCCATTTCGTGGTCACCGGGCGCGGCCTGGACCCGGCGAAGGTGGAGCGCGCCATCGCCCTGTCGGCAGAGAAATACTGCTCCGCCTCGATCATGCTGGGCGCCACGGCCGCAATCACCCACGATTTCGAGATTGTCGAGGCGCCTTAA
- a CDS encoding ATP-binding response regulator, translated as MGQDMDEGLDDEPLFGPDDGFADDSTANARPADPWPVLVVDDDPQVHTMTEVLLRDFEFEDRPFEVVSALSAAAARSLLLTRPDIPVALLDVVMETDDAGLRLVRFIREDLNNHRMRIILRTGQPGQAPERDVVVAYDINDYKAKSELTAQRLFTTLVSGLRAWRDIVTIERHRQGLERILAASAPLFETRSMRTLVEELVDQLSKVVDHSGGAILACRMVDRGDGKTRAALVAGSGRFARFVGRPASDALEPDLTAQVVAAFETQQSSFGSARCVLAFRTREHGTTVFALERSEPYREDDHRLLELFCARVIIGFDNVCLYEDLVALNQSLERRVGERTAELAANQAALVAAKERVERALEAELVAREQQRQFVTMVSHEFRTPLAIIDSAAQMLTLRAERETPDSLERLRVIRSSVQRLTGLIDTHLTDERLQAGTLRVQRAEVDLRALLRSVTEPFRTAYSGCDFHLDLDPLPPVVMADGHLLGMLFSNLLNNAFKYSDSDCRIAVRGRMDGSMAVVEVADQGRGIPQHELPLLFERHYRGTGSAGVPGTGIGLHTVRQIILLHGGSISVESTVGQGSVFRVRLPLKS; from the coding sequence ATGGGCCAGGATATGGACGAAGGTCTGGACGACGAACCGTTGTTCGGACCCGACGACGGCTTTGCCGACGACTCCACGGCCAACGCCCGGCCGGCGGACCCGTGGCCCGTTCTGGTGGTCGACGACGATCCCCAGGTCCATACCATGACCGAGGTGCTGCTGCGCGATTTCGAGTTCGAAGACCGGCCGTTCGAGGTGGTCAGCGCCCTGTCGGCCGCGGCCGCCCGGTCGCTCCTGCTGACCCGCCCGGACATTCCGGTGGCGCTGCTCGACGTGGTGATGGAGACGGACGACGCCGGCCTGCGTCTGGTCCGCTTCATCCGCGAGGATCTGAACAACCATCGCATGCGCATCATCCTGCGCACCGGCCAGCCCGGACAGGCGCCGGAACGGGACGTGGTCGTCGCCTACGACATCAACGACTACAAGGCCAAGAGCGAACTCACCGCCCAGCGCCTGTTCACCACGCTGGTCAGCGGCCTGCGGGCGTGGCGCGACATCGTCACCATCGAGCGGCACCGCCAGGGGCTGGAGCGCATCCTCGCCGCCTCCGCCCCGCTGTTCGAAACCCGCTCCATGCGAACGCTGGTGGAAGAGCTGGTGGACCAGCTCAGCAAGGTCGTGGACCACAGCGGCGGCGCCATTCTGGCCTGCCGCATGGTGGACCGCGGCGACGGCAAGACGCGGGCCGCCCTGGTCGCCGGTTCCGGCCGCTTCGCGCGGTTCGTCGGGCGGCCCGCCTCCGACGCCCTGGAGCCCGATCTGACCGCCCAGGTGGTCGCCGCCTTCGAGACGCAGCAGAGCAGTTTCGGGTCGGCCCGCTGCGTCCTCGCCTTCCGCACGCGGGAGCACGGGACGACGGTCTTCGCCCTGGAGCGCAGCGAGCCCTACCGCGAAGACGATCACCGTCTGCTGGAGCTGTTCTGCGCCCGCGTCATCATCGGTTTCGACAATGTGTGCCTCTATGAGGATCTGGTGGCGCTGAACCAGTCGCTGGAGCGGCGCGTCGGCGAGCGGACGGCCGAGCTGGCCGCCAACCAGGCCGCCCTGGTCGCCGCCAAGGAGCGGGTGGAGCGGGCGCTGGAGGCCGAACTGGTCGCCCGCGAGCAGCAGCGCCAGTTCGTCACCATGGTCAGCCACGAATTCCGCACGCCGCTGGCCATCATCGACAGCGCCGCCCAGATGCTGACGCTGCGGGCGGAGCGGGAGACCCCGGACTCGCTGGAACGGCTGCGCGTCATCCGCAGCAGCGTCCAGCGCCTGACCGGGTTGATCGACACCCATCTGACTGACGAGCGCCTTCAGGCCGGGACGCTGAGGGTGCAGCGGGCCGAGGTCGATCTGAGGGCGCTGCTGCGCTCGGTGACCGAACCCTTCCGCACCGCCTATTCCGGCTGCGACTTCCACCTGGATCTCGATCCGCTGCCGCCCGTGGTGATGGCCGACGGGCATCTGCTGGGCATGCTGTTCAGCAACCTGCTGAACAACGCCTTCAAATATTCGGACAGCGACTGCCGGATCGCCGTGCGCGGTCGGATGGACGGCAGCATGGCGGTGGTCGAGGTGGCCGACCAGGGGCGCGGCATCCCGCAGCACGAATTGCCCCTGCTGTTCGAGCGGCATTACCGGGGGACCGGTTCGGCCGGCGTGCCGGGGACGGGCATAGGGCTGCACACGGTGCGGCAGATCATCCTGCTGCACGGCGGCTCGATCAGCGTCGAAAGCACGGTCGGGCAGGGCAGCGTCTTCCGTGTCCGTCTCCCGCTGAAAAGCTGA
- a CDS encoding SDR family oxidoreductase, whose product MSTDPVAGRTRPVVVVTGASAGVGRATALAFAREWGAAVGLIARSRVALEAVAAEVERLGGTALVLPADVADAEAVEAAAEQAERTLGPIDVWVNNAMVTVFGRIRDLTPEEVRRVTEVTYLGSVHGTLAALRRMLPRDRGLILQVGSALAYRSIPLQAAYCGAKSAIRGFIDSLRSELIHDGSRLQVTMVHLPAVNTPQFDWARSHMPRRARPVGAIFDPDDIGRAIVRAAADPKREHWLGFTTAEAILGTQALPAYADYRVAFTAFEGQETEEAEAPGRPDNLFEPVPGLHRTHGRFTGQEERLSLSTTGTAARGFAFLAGLVVAGGIGYAARAALRKERA is encoded by the coding sequence ATGTCCACCGATCCCGTTGCCGGCCGGACCCGGCCCGTCGTCGTCGTCACCGGAGCGTCCGCCGGGGTCGGGCGGGCGACGGCGCTCGCCTTCGCGCGGGAATGGGGCGCGGCGGTCGGGCTGATCGCCCGTTCCCGCGTGGCGCTGGAGGCGGTGGCGGCGGAGGTCGAGCGGCTCGGTGGCACGGCGCTGGTGCTGCCCGCCGACGTCGCCGACGCCGAGGCGGTGGAGGCCGCCGCCGAGCAGGCCGAACGCACGCTCGGCCCCATCGACGTCTGGGTGAACAACGCCATGGTGACGGTGTTCGGGCGCATCCGCGACCTGACGCCGGAGGAAGTCCGGCGGGTGACCGAGGTGACCTACCTCGGCTCCGTCCACGGCACGCTGGCGGCGCTGCGCCGCATGCTGCCGCGCGACCGCGGCCTCATCCTGCAGGTCGGGTCGGCGCTGGCCTACCGCTCCATCCCGCTCCAGGCCGCCTATTGCGGGGCCAAGAGCGCCATCCGCGGCTTCATCGACAGCCTGCGCTCCGAACTCATCCACGACGGCAGCCGCCTGCAAGTGACCATGGTCCATCTGCCCGCCGTCAACACGCCGCAGTTCGACTGGGCGCGCAGCCACATGCCGCGCCGGGCGCGGCCGGTCGGCGCCATCTTCGACCCGGACGACATCGGCCGGGCCATCGTCCGGGCCGCGGCGGACCCCAAGCGGGAGCACTGGCTGGGCTTCACCACCGCCGAGGCGATCCTCGGCACGCAGGCGCTGCCCGCCTACGCCGATTACCGGGTGGCCTTCACCGCCTTCGAGGGGCAGGAGACGGAGGAGGCGGAAGCGCCCGGCCGGCCCGACAACCTGTTCGAGCCGGTGCCGGGCCTGCACCGCACGCACGGGCGCTTCACCGGGCAGGAGGAGCGCCTGTCGCTCAGCACCACCGGAACCGCCGCCCGCGGTTTCGCTTTCCTCGCCGGCCTCGTGGTGGCCGGAGGGATCGGCTACGCCGCGCGCGCGGCCCTGCGGAAGGAACGCGCCTGA